The following proteins are encoded in a genomic region of Streptococcus sp. 29892:
- a CDS encoding potassium channel family protein: MQNKKQIHRLRIIWHILRVTGFSTFLTSFFSFIFLAAGLLLWLEPDFTSYGDSLWYSFVTATTVGYGDLLVTTAFGRIISIILAIYGILFLGSLSGIVVSYYTEVSKHYSLAIEQDKQKTGS, from the coding sequence ATACAAAATAAGAAACAAATCCACCGCCTTCGCATCATTTGGCATATTTTGAGAGTGACTGGTTTTTCCACTTTTCTCACTTCCTTTTTCAGTTTTATCTTTCTAGCAGCTGGATTACTGCTCTGGTTGGAGCCTGACTTTACTAGCTATGGGGACAGTCTATGGTACAGCTTTGTGACAGCGACTACGGTAGGTTATGGAGATTTGCTGGTCACCACTGCTTTTGGACGGATTATCAGTATTATCCTAGCTATTTACGGCATTCTCTTTTTGGGGAGCCTGTCAGGCATCGTGGTTAGCTACTACACTGAAGTTAGCAAGCATTATTCTTTAGCAATCGAACAGGACAAGCAAAAAACTGGCTCTTAA
- a CDS encoding GIY-YIG nuclease family protein produces MENKAYLYVLECADGSLYTGYTTDVEKRLATHNRGKGAKYTRARLPVSLLYQEAFASKQEAMSAEALFKKRSRQSKLDYIAERRKNDTK; encoded by the coding sequence ATGGAAAATAAGGCCTACTTGTATGTTTTGGAATGTGCCGACGGAAGTCTTTATACTGGCTATACGACTGATGTGGAGAAGCGGCTTGCTACCCATAATCGTGGGAAAGGGGCCAAGTACACCCGCGCACGCTTGCCTGTCAGCCTGCTCTATCAGGAAGCCTTTGCCAGCAAGCAAGAAGCCATGTCTGCCGAGGCTTTGTTTAAGAAACGCAGTCGGCAGAGTAAATTAGATTATATCGCAGAAAGAAGAAAAAATGATACAAAATAA